One part of the uncultured Celeribacter sp. genome encodes these proteins:
- a CDS encoding D-tagatose-bisphosphate aldolase, class II, non-catalytic subunit produces MTTNILHDIAEWRARPGKSGIPSVCSAHPDVLRAAMVSTAPTDLPLLIEATCNQVNQDGGYTGMTPADFRDFVLTIADETGFDPKRIILGGDHLGPNPWKDLTVDQAMEKADVMIAAFAAAGFTKLHLDCSMGCAGEPVALADAETAKRAARLAKVAEANLPGGDLPAPVYIIGTEVPIPGGAMEEITDLELTDPAAAKVTRDVHEAAFSEAGLSGAFERVIALVVQPGVEFGNHNVVDYDSAKAQALSAELGQMPGLVFEAHSTDYQTRGNLTALVQDGFAILKVGPGLTFRWREALYGLDAIAEELFPGARAQTLRATMEQVMCAAPKNWDRYYEGSDQERAMMRHFSYSDRIRYYWPAPEARAAEAELLALLEGVILPETLIGQYLGARYQDVRQGRLDPTARALALAAVEDLVQDYIHACKD; encoded by the coding sequence ATGACCACGAATATTTTGCATGACATCGCCGAGTGGCGCGCCCGTCCGGGCAAGTCCGGCATCCCTTCGGTCTGCTCGGCGCATCCCGATGTGCTGCGGGCCGCGATGGTCTCGACAGCGCCGACCGATCTGCCCTTGCTGATCGAAGCCACCTGCAATCAGGTGAATCAGGATGGCGGCTACACTGGGATGACCCCGGCAGATTTTCGCGATTTCGTTCTCACAATTGCGGATGAGACCGGATTTGATCCAAAGCGGATCATTCTGGGCGGTGACCATTTGGGCCCGAATCCCTGGAAAGACCTGACGGTGGATCAGGCCATGGAGAAGGCCGACGTCATGATTGCAGCCTTTGCTGCGGCCGGGTTCACCAAGCTTCATCTCGATTGTTCGATGGGCTGCGCGGGCGAACCCGTGGCTCTGGCCGATGCGGAGACCGCGAAACGGGCGGCGCGCCTGGCGAAAGTCGCCGAAGCAAACCTGCCCGGCGGGGATCTGCCCGCACCGGTCTATATCATCGGGACCGAGGTGCCGATCCCGGGCGGCGCCATGGAAGAGATCACCGATCTGGAACTGACGGATCCCGCCGCCGCCAAGGTCACGCGCGATGTGCATGAGGCGGCTTTTTCTGAAGCCGGGCTGTCAGGCGCCTTTGAGCGTGTGATCGCGCTGGTGGTGCAGCCGGGTGTCGAATTCGGCAACCACAATGTCGTGGATTACGACAGTGCCAAGGCGCAGGCGCTGAGCGCTGAGCTGGGGCAAATGCCGGGTCTCGTTTTTGAGGCGCACTCCACCGACTATCAGACCCGCGGCAATCTCACGGCGCTGGTGCAGGACGGGTTCGCGATTCTCAAGGTGGGGCCGGGGCTGACCTTCCGCTGGCGCGAGGCGCTCTATGGTCTCGACGCCATCGCAGAGGAGCTGTTTCCGGGCGCGCGCGCTCAAACCCTGCGTGCAACCATGGAACAGGTCATGTGCGCCGCGCCTAAAAACTGGGATCGCTATTATGAAGGCAGCGACCAGGAACGGGCCATGATGCGGCATTTTTCCTATTCCGACCGGATCCGCTACTATTGGCCAGCCCCCGAGGCCCGCGCTGCCGAAGCTGAACTTCTGGCGCTATTGGAGGGTGTGATCCTGCCGGAAACGCTGATCGGTCAATATCTTGGCGCCCGCTATCAGGATGTGCGTCAGGGGCGCCTTGACCCTACGGCACGCGCGCTGGCTCTGGCGGCGGTCGAGGATCTTGTGCAAGACTACATCCACGCATGTAAGGACTGA
- a CDS encoding LacI family DNA-binding transcriptional regulator, giving the protein MAKAAKPEAKDRSGRPDIRTMEEFSSLVGLSRPTVSKYFNDPASVRATTRKRIEAAVEASGFRPNLFAVNLKRRRTRVLGVIIPNSTDPFYMELTRRIEQIAEQEGYFAFMLSSNGRPELEAEALGRLQSLNVAGAIVVPLGGVRTSAELARLEGKIPLVYVDSPPAADVPFIGTDNGHSFGLIVDYLCRSGEPPCYLGMPEINRNATARRIAYERAMEKVGETPHLIPMSDEVTWDFERIGHETTARILAEGAPTRTILCANDRVAFGALLAAWEAGKRVGHADGADLRIAGHDDHPLSRFACPPLTTVAQNYEKIAFHAMQNLIARLDCASQEDDSCILLRGDLILRASA; this is encoded by the coding sequence GTGGCAAAAGCTGCGAAACCAGAGGCAAAAGACAGATCGGGTCGCCCCGATATCCGGACGATGGAAGAGTTTTCCTCCCTCGTCGGGCTGTCGCGGCCAACCGTTTCGAAGTATTTCAACGACCCAGCTTCGGTGCGGGCGACCACGCGCAAACGCATCGAGGCGGCGGTCGAGGCCTCAGGGTTCCGACCCAATCTGTTTGCCGTCAATCTGAAGCGGCGCCGGACCCGTGTTCTGGGGGTGATCATCCCCAATTCCACCGACCCGTTTTATATGGAGCTGACCCGTCGGATCGAACAGATTGCCGAGCAGGAGGGGTACTTTGCCTTTATGCTGTCCTCAAACGGACGGCCCGAGCTTGAGGCAGAGGCTCTGGGGCGTTTGCAGTCGCTGAATGTGGCAGGCGCGATCGTCGTGCCTTTGGGCGGGGTGCGCACCAGTGCCGAACTGGCCCGGCTTGAAGGAAAGATCCCGCTGGTCTATGTCGACAGCCCGCCCGCCGCCGATGTGCCCTTCATCGGCACGGACAACGGGCACAGTTTCGGGCTGATTGTCGATTACCTGTGCCGGTCGGGCGAGCCGCCCTGTTATCTGGGTATGCCCGAGATCAACCGTAATGCCACCGCGCGGCGCATTGCCTATGAACGGGCGATGGAAAAGGTCGGGGAAACCCCGCATCTGATCCCTATGAGCGACGAGGTGACCTGGGATTTCGAACGGATCGGGCATGAAACCACTGCCCGGATATTGGCGGAGGGCGCGCCAACGCGGACCATTCTGTGCGCCAACGACCGGGTTGCATTCGGGGCGCTTTTGGCTGCTTGGGAGGCAGGAAAACGTGTCGGCCATGCTGATGGTGCGGACCTGCGCATCGCTGGGCACGACGACCATCCTCTGTCACGCTTTGCCTGTCCGCCGCTGACCACCGTGGCGCAGAACTATGAAAAAATTGCCTTTCACGCGATGCAGAACCTCATCGCACGCTTGGATTGCGCCTCGCAGGAGGATGACAGTTGCATCCTCCTGCGAGGCGACCTGATTTTGCGGGCCTCTGCCTGA